A window of Roseofilum reptotaenium CS-1145 genomic DNA:
GGTTAATAATTGACAATAATCGGGCGTAATCCAATAGGCACGGCTATCGCCGACATGGGCTAAATAGAGTTCGTGGGCGTTGGGAAAATCTAAACCAAAGGCTGTTTTTACCGTTTGGGCAATTTGCAGAGCCATCACTAGGGTAGTGCCCATTCTTTCCCGGCCAGAGCGCCCCTTCATATCATTTTGGGTCGCAATCAGATTATTAACAATGCGAATCACAGAGGTCATATGGTCAATCCAGATGGTTGGCTCGACCACTTCCGTTTGTTCTGCCAATTCTAAGAGTAATCCTTGTACTTGTAATTTGACGCTGCGCACGGCCAACTCGCTGGCGACTTCGCCCCCTTCATGGCCATCGAGTCCGTCACAAACGATCGCCAATTCCCGAATCCGATCGAATTCTGGGGTAAGATTGCCATTCTGGGAAACCGCGATTGGATAACAGCTATCTTCATTATGCGATCGCACCGTGCCCGCGTCTGTTCCCCCAGAAGTCGTAATTTTTAAAGGTAATTCTGCCGCTAATTCTAATAACATCTGATTCAAGGAAGCCGAGATCGTCTCCCAACGTTTACCTTCCTCAATCTCCTGACATAAGGTACTCAGTCGTTCCTGGATATCGGAACTACAACCCTCTATCCAGGTTTGCCAACAGCGAGAGAGGGCGGCTACACTCGGGGGTGACGAAGTAAAGATTAATTCTCGTAGGTGAATTCGCCAGCCTTGCACCCGGATATTTTCTGCCGTTAGCAAACTCGCCCCAGCTCGAAAGGCGTTTAAGGGGTTCCAGAGTTGACTTAATTGCCATAACCAATAGACTTGACGTACTGGGGAAGTTTGGGGCCAAACTTCGGTAATGGAGGGGTAGAGGGTTCCTTCTGGAGTGATAGGGATGCGATCGAGCAATAAGATGAGGGGATGACCGGGTATTTCCACACCGCCGTAGAGTTGGGGCAGATGGAGAAGATAGGAAGAGAGATGTAAATAGGCTAATACTTTTGGATCGGAGCGATCGGGGATCAGGGGTAAGCTTTGAGGTTGAGTATCCTGCCAAATTTGGGCCCCAACCACCTGATATCGGTTAGCGACAATTTCCCCCACAGGAACTGACGATCCCTTAACTGCCCAGAGATAGCACTTGGATGTGTTCATACAAACCCTCCAACCCTAAAGATTAGGTTAATTATTCGACGCGATCGCTCTTTGCATAGATTAGGCTATTTTCAGGGATTCATCGATCCTCTTTTCTGACTCAACCCTGTGTTCATAAATCGGCATGGCTCTCAATCCTATATTTATTTGGCTGATTGCTGGCTTTATCCTCTGTATGATGGAACTGGTAACCCCCACAGCTTTTATTGAGCTGATGATGGGACTTGGAGCATTTGCGGTGGCTGGAGTTGCCTTATTGCTTCCTCAACTGGGGTTAGGGATACAAATTGGCCTCTGGATGGTGTTCTCTTTGGGGCTAGTCTTAGGATCTCGCAAACTCTTACCGAAACGGACTGCCTATAGTATTCAAGATTCCAAAGAAGCACAAACTTTAACTCAAATTTTACCCGGTCAATCGGGACGGGTGTTATATGAAGGGAATTCTTGGCGGGCGAAATGTGACGATCCCCAAGGGGCGATCGCCGCTGAGGAAATGGTTTATGTTCTCCGTCGAGAAGGGAATACGTTAATTGTGATTCCCCAAAAAATGCTCAATTCTTAAATTATCTAATTTTAATTCTCTGGAGGTCTACTCATGGGTGAACTATTTGGTATACTGATTGCTTTGTTTGTTGGTGGTAGTGCTTTATCTTGCGTTAAAATTGTGAAGCAAAGCGAACAAATGCTCGTGGAAAGTTGGGGCAAATATAATGGTAAGAAACTCGAACCTGGATTAAATTTTTTGATGCCTGTAGTTGAGTCCATTTCCTTTAAGGAAACGATTCGTGAAAAAGTTCTCGATGTACCCGCCCAACAATGTATTACCCGTGATAATGTATCGATTAGCGTGGATGCGGTGGTCTATTGGCGGATTATGGATTTAGAAAAAGCCTATTATAAGGTAGAAAATTTACACGCAGCGATGACCAATTTAGTCCTAACTCAAATTCGGGCTGAAATGGGGAAATTAGAGTTAGATCAAACATTTACGGCTCGTTCAGAAGTGAATGAAGTCCTGTTGCGAGAGTTGGATATTGCTACCGATCCTTGGGGAGTCAAAGTCACGCGGGTGGAATTGCGCGATATTGTTCCCTCTAAGGCAGTC
This region includes:
- a CDS encoding PP2C family protein-serine/threonine phosphatase — encoded protein: MNTSKCYLWAVKGSSVPVGEIVANRYQVVGAQIWQDTQPQSLPLIPDRSDPKVLAYLHLSSYLLHLPQLYGGVEIPGHPLILLLDRIPITPEGTLYPSITEVWPQTSPVRQVYWLWQLSQLWNPLNAFRAGASLLTAENIRVQGWRIHLRELIFTSSPPSVAALSRCWQTWIEGCSSDIQERLSTLCQEIEEGKRWETISASLNQMLLELAAELPLKITTSGGTDAGTVRSHNEDSCYPIAVSQNGNLTPEFDRIRELAIVCDGLDGHEGGEVASELAVRSVKLQVQGLLLELAEQTEVVEPTIWIDHMTSVIRIVNNLIATQNDMKGRSGRERMGTTLVMALQIAQTVKTAFGLDFPNAHELYLAHVGDSRAYWITPDYCQLLTQDDDFAHWQVTKGECCHRQAAAQDNAMQLIQALGVQHADNHELVPHVQRLIIEEDGLLLLCSDGLSDRQTIKQYWQQEIHPIFAGQITLEEAVHRWLELGRSDQNPDNVSVVLMYCQVAPQEEREPSVLQSGTEPKSLSTGTINAELSLPESPEFVFQQVIPEPKAEPALAAPQLEKHPSKRVGAIVWGLLLLLLLGAGFGLWYSGLIEIPGLNAPQPRQED
- a CDS encoding NfeD family protein; protein product: MALNPIFIWLIAGFILCMMELVTPTAFIELMMGLGAFAVAGVALLLPQLGLGIQIGLWMVFSLGLVLGSRKLLPKRTAYSIQDSKEAQTLTQILPGQSGRVLYEGNSWRAKCDDPQGAIAAEEMVYVLRREGNTLIVIPQKMLNS